The proteins below come from a single Acanthopagrus latus isolate v.2019 chromosome 4, fAcaLat1.1, whole genome shotgun sequence genomic window:
- the lingo1b gene encoding leucine-rich repeat and immunoglobulin-like domain-containing nogo receptor-interacting protein 1-B, whose protein sequence is MTVLVRSRMVSGEAGGHSYLVSCWQPILILMLGTVLSGSTTGCPSRCDCNAQERSVVCHRRRLAALPEGIPTETRLLDLSKNRLKTLGPEEFINYPQLEELQLNENTISSIEPGAFSNLMNLRILGLRNNQLKLIQLGVFTGMTNLTQLDISENKIVILLDYMFQELYNLRALEVGDNDLVFISPRSFHGLSNLESLNIEGWNLASVPTDALSHLHNLLSLRLRYLNVTVIRDYSFKRLYRLRVLEISHMPALDTMTPKCLFGLNLTSLSITNCNLTAIPYQAISHLRHLRFLNLSFNPIHTVEGNQLFNLQKLQAFHLAGGRLAAIEPYSFRGLNHLRVLNVSSNSLSTLEESVFHSVGNLETLALYDNPLACDCRLLWVFRRRWRLNFNRQQPRCASPEVVQGKEFKDFPDVLPPDYFICQKSKIVDYKVQESHVDEGTTVHFTCRAEGDPVPVIMWLSPKKDYITSKTVGSRLSVSNDGTLEVRYSQIQDNGTYLCIASNAAGNDTKAAHLFVHSYSPNWPHQPNKTFAFISNQPSDEGANVTRASVPFPFDVKTLIIATTMGFISFLGVVLFCLVILFLWSRGKDNTKSSIEVEYVPRKEETEEASPTEAPIQFNMKIM, encoded by the exons ATGACAGTCCTG GTAAGAAGTAGGATGGTGTCGGGGGAGGCAGGAGGGCACAGCTACTTGGTGTCATGCTGGCAGCCCATCCTGATCCTGATGCTAGGCACCGTCCTTTCTGGTTCCACCACCGGCTGCCCGTCCCGATGTGACTGCAATGCTCAAGAGCGTTCAGTTGTTTGCCATCGGCGGAGACTGGCAGCTCTTCCTGAGGGCATCCCCACTGAAACCAGGCTGCTGGACCTCAGCAAGAACCGCCTGAAAACTCTGGGGCCCGAGGAGTTCATTAACTACCCTCAGCTGGAAGAGCTGCAACTTAAcgaaaacacaatttcatccATTGAGCCTGGGGCTTTCAGCAACCTCATGAACCTTCGAATTCTAGGTTTGCGCAACAACCAGCTGAAGCTCATTCAGCTGGGTGTGTTCACAGGCATGACCAATCTCACCCAGCTGGACATTAGTGAGAACAAAATTGTCATTCTGCTCGACTATATGTTCCAGGAGCTGTACAACCTGAGGGCTCTGGAGGTTGGTGACAATGACCTTGTATTCATCTCACCCCGATCATTTCATGGCCTCAGCAACCTTGAAAGCCTCAACATTGAGGGCTGGAATCTGGCCTCAGTGCCGACTGATGCCCTTAGCCATCTGCATAACCTGTTGTCACTGCGATTACGCTATCTCAACGTCACTGTCATAAGGGATTACTCCTTTAAGAGGCTGTATAGGCTCAGAGTGCTGGAGATTTCTCATATGCCTGCCCTGGATACCATGACTCCAAAATGCTTGTTCGGACTAAACCTCACATCACTGTCAATCACAAACTGTAATCTTACTGCCATCCCCTACCAAGCCATCAGTCACCTAAGACATCTTCGGTTTTTGAATCTGTCGTTCAATCCCATTCATACTGTGGAGGGGAACCAACTGTTCAATCTGCAGAAGCTCCAGGCTTTTCATTTGGCTGGCGGGAGATTAGCTGCTATCGAGCCCTACTCTTTCCGAGGACTAAACCACCTAAGAGTCCTCAATGTTTCCAGCAATAGCTTGAGCACCCTGGAGGAGTCGGTTTTCCACTCAGTGGGAAACCTGGAGACCCTGGCTTTGTATGACAACCCATTAGCCTGCGACTGTCGCCTGCTCTGGGTCTTCCGCCGGCGGTGGAGGCTCAACTTTAACAGACAACAGCCCAGGTGTGCTTCTCCTGAGGTTGTGCAAGGAAAAGAGTTCAAGGACTTCCCAGACGTCCTGCCTCCTGATTATTTCATCTGCCAGAAATCAAAAATCGTGGATTATAAGGTTCAAGAAAGCCATGTAGATGAAGGAACTACCGTTCATTTCACTTGCCGAGCTGAGGGTGATCCAGTCCCTGTAATAATGTGGCTCTCCCCTAAGAAGGACTACATCACTTCCAAAACTGTGGGCTCAAGACTTTCTGTGTCAAATGACGGCACACTGGAGGTGCGCTACTCTCAGATCCAGGACAATGGCACCTACTTGTGCATTGCAAGCAATGCAGCTGGGAACGACACCAAAGCGGCTCACCTTTTTGTGCATAGTTACTCCCCCAATTGGCCCCACCAGCCAAACAAGACATTTGCCTTCATCTCCAACCAGCCAAGCGATGAAGGTGCTAATGTGACCCGGGCCTCAGTTCCATTTCCATTTGATGTAAAAACACTTATCATTGCAACCACCATGGGATTTATCTCTTTCCTCGGAGTTGTCCTCTTCTGTCTTGTAATATTATTCCTCTGGAGTAGAGGGAAAGACAACACTAAGTCAAGTATAGAGGTTGAGTATGTGCCACgtaaagaggaaacagaggaggccAGTCCAACTGAGGCACCCATACAATTCAACATGAAAATCATGTGA